The sequence GAAATTTCCTTAAGTTTTAGGGAGCCTTCCATTGAAAGTGCATAGTCAAGCCCTCTGCCTATAAAGAATATACTTTTTGCATTATAATGTCTTGAAGCAAATTTCTGTATATCCTCTTTATTTGCAAGTACTTTCTCTATTGCATTTGAAGTAGATTTCAGTTCTTCAATTATCTTGCCGCTGAGTTTGTCATCAATAGTACCTTTCTTCTGGGCAAAATTGAGGGCTATAAGATACATTGCCGCTAACTGTGTATTATAGGCTTTTGTCGATGCAACAGCTATTTCCGGACCAGCCCAGGTATAAAGCACATCATCAGCTTCCCTTGCTATGGAGCTGCCTACAACATTAACAACTGCCAGTGTTCTCGCACCTCTTTTCTTTGATTCACGTAAAGCAAAGAGGGTATCTATGGTCTCACCGGACTGACTTATAATAATCACAAGGTTTCTGCTATTGATCAGCGGATCTCTGTATCTGAATTCTGAAGCAACATCAACCTCTACAGGTATCCTGGCAAGCTTTTCTATAACATACTTGCCTACTACGCCTGCATGACTTGCAGTCCCACATGCCACGATATATATCTTGTCGATATTTTTCAGATCTTCTTCCGTTATCTTTATTTCATCCAGTACAACCTTATCGCCTTTGATCCTTGGATTGATTGTGTCCCTTAAAACCTTCGGTTCTTCGAACATTTCCTTCATCATAAAATGTTCATAACCTGATTTTTCTGCTGACTCCACATCCCAATTAACGTGGAATATTTCCTTCTTCACCTCTGCCCCAAGGCTGTCGTACACTTTTACGTTATCCTTGGTCAATACAACTACCTCTTTATCTTCAAGAATATATATATCCCTTGTATGCTCAAGTATTGCAGGTATGTCGGAAGCTATAAAGTTCTCCCCTTTTCCCAGACCAACAATCAATGGACTATCTTTCCTTGCAGCGATAAAAGTATCAGCACAATCCTTGCATATAACGCCCAGGGCATATGAGCCTTCCAGCTCATCAATAGCTTCCATAACTGCTTTTGCCAGGTCACCCTTGTAATAATACTCTACCAGGTGAGCTACAACCTCCGTATCCGTCTCGGATACAAAATTAAAACCCTGTGATATCAGGAACTCCTTAAGCTTCATGTAATTTTCTATTATTCCGTTATGAACGACTGCTATTTTACCCGACTGGCTGATGTGAGGATGTGAATTCACATCATTTGGTTCTCCATGAGTCGCCCATCTTGTATGGCCGATACCTATAGTGCTACTTAGAGTTTCCTTGCTTACCTTATCTTCTAAGGATGCAAGTCTTCCCTTACATTTTACAACCGTCAGTTCCTTTTCACCAAAGACTGCAACCCCAGCTGAGTCATAACCTCTATATTCAAGTTTTTTCAACCCGTTAATCAATACAGGGACTGAATTTTTTTCACCTATATATCCAACTATTCCGCACATTTTATTTACCTCCGTTTTCAAATATTTTTATTATCGATTCAATTTGAACATATACATAACTTACATTCGTTTGCTTTCAAATTTCCCCTTTTCTTTTATTCAAAACCATTTGCTGAAGGAACCTTATTTGCTGCAACAATACTTATATTCCCGGTTTTGGACAAAGTACCATCAAGGACATAGATAACTAGCCTTTTCTGTGACATGTCATCCTTTTTATGAGTTCCGGCGTAAGGTATATAGCTTCAGGCAAAAAGGCAATACCGGAAAAATCAGGCTGAACTAAAATGGTATAGCTATACCATATAAGAAAATACTCCTGATTTATTCGATAAAACACCAAAGTCACTATGCCTTTTAAAAAATCACATAGCAAAACCTACAACAATTTACTATATTCAATTTTTGAAGTATGTGAAAAATGATCAAAATATTAAGATATGAACAGGATTAATCACTCGGGTCTCATTTGTTCTACAGTTGCCTGCAGTTTTTGTAAGGCCCTGACGGTTGTGAGCAACCGGAAGGTTTCCGCCGATATTTTCGATAACCTACATCACAGTTTATAGCTGACAAATTACACTTCACAGTATTTTTGCAGCCGTTAAGCATCTTTCGTCAACTGCTAACCGTTTTGTAGCCTCCTTCTCCTCGTCAACAAGGTAAAGCCTTGTTCTGGCGCTTGTTTTTAAATCTAATCCTGATTTTTCTCTTATCACCACCTTTCACAAACATAAGTATTATCAATACTAGTATATTCACAATCCCGTAAAAATGTCAAATTAAAATTTGATTAATAAGAACAAACAAGTGTATAAAACTGCATCACCATGCAGCTTTATACACTTATGAAAGCTACCCCAGTCTTTCCTCTATTGTCTTAACAAGCTGTTCTGCACGTTCTGTTATATATTCCTGATCTTTCCCCTCTATCATAACCCTTACCAGGGGCTCTGTTCCCGACGGTCTGATGAGGACCCTGCCCTCGCCATGAAATTCAGCTTCAAGCTCCTTGCACTTTTCTGCAATAATTTCGTCTTCCAGGTATTTATGCTTATTTTGGTTTCCCACTTTTGCATTTTTTATTACCTGGGGCAACACCTGCATTACAGCAGCCAGCTCTGAAGGCTTCTTATTTGATGTTTTAACTACCTGAAGCAGTTGAAGCGCTGTCAGGAGGCCATCCCCCGTGGTATTATGCTCAAGGAAAATAATATGCCCCGACTGTTCTCCTCCGAGTACATATCCCTTATCAAGCATCTCTTCAAGTACATACCGGTCTCCTACCTTAGTTTTGGCGATATTAAGCCTTTCTTTTTTTGCCATTATATCAAAACCAAGGTTGGTCATAACTGTAACAACTATAGTATCTTTTGCAAGCTTTCCTTTATTTTTCAGTTCCAAACCAATGATAGCCATAATCTGGTCGCCGTCTATTATATTACCCTTTTCATCAACTGCCAGCATCCTGTCGGCATCACCGTCAAAAGCTATCCCAATATCAGCACCCGATTCAGTGACAAACTTTTGTAATCCCCCTAAATGAGTAGATCCACAGCCCTTATTTATATTGATTCCATCAGGCTCATTATTTATTACACATACTTCCGCCCCCAGTTCAAACAATGTGGCGGGAGCCACCTCAAATGCCGCACCATTAGAACAATCCAATGCTACCTTTAAACCCTTAAGGTCTACATCCAGTGTACTCTTAAGATATGTAGAGTAATCCTCAAGAGCTGTATCAACTACACTCTTGAAGCCTATATCCTTACCCGACGGCTTTGGTATTTCTTCAGCATTGTCAAGTATTATTGCCTCTATCTTCTCTTCAATAGAGTCAGACAACTTATAGCCTTTATCATTAAAAAATTTTATTCCATTGAACTCAAAAGGATTGTGTGAAGCCGATATTACTACCCCTGCATCAGCTTTATAAAACCTTGTCAAATAAGCAACGGCAGGAGTTGGAACCACACCAAGACTTACAACCTCTGCACCAACTGAACATATTCCTGCTATAAGAGCTGCTTCCAGCATATCACACGAAATTCTTGTATCCGTACCAACAAGTATCTTCGGGGTGTGTTTTGTCTCAGCAGTCAAAACATAAGCCCCGGCTTGACCTAACTTATATGCCAGATCAGCTGTCAACTCTACGTTTGCTACTCCTCTTACTCCATCTGTACCAAAAAGTCTACCCATTTTTCAATTGCCCCCTAAAAATATATTTCACAATAAAGTACTAAAATCTTAAAGCCGGGAATGTCCCTAATTTCAACATATAAATTATAACTTTTAACACATAACTTCACAAGTACATTTTATTTACATTTTATTCGGCATTAAGGACAATTGTGACTAACTCTCCCCCGGCATTTCTATTCCCGGAAGGATCGAGTGTGTGACGGTTTAGCCTAAAGGCGCATACACGGAAATAATTCTCTCCGCGATCCTTATACCATCTACCGCAGCGCTGACGATTCCACCTGCATAGCCCGCACCTTCTCCTGCGGGGTACAGCCCTGACACTCCAACAGCCTCAAGGGAATCACTTCTGGGTATTCTTACAGGAGAAGATGTTCTTGTCTCTACCCCAGTAAGCAGTGCATCTCCCATCCCAAAGCCCTTAAGTTTTCTATCAAAGTAACTGATGGATTCTCTCATAGGTTTACAAACAAAATCCGGAAGACATAGATTAATATCTGATAAGTTGGTTTTCCCGGTATAGCTTGGTCTAACAGCACCCAGTTTCTTTGAAGCCGTCCCATTAACAAAATCATCAAGTCGTTGTACCGGAGCCGAGCTGTCTTTTCCACCTACCATAAAAGCTAGCCTTTCCCATTTTCTCTGGAATTCTACCCCGGCCAAAGGATGAGTTCCACCAAAATCTCCGGGTTCTACAGAAACTACAAGTGCACTGTTTGCATTCTCCCTATTTCTTGCAAACTCACTCATACCGTTTGTAACAATTGAATCAGGCTCTGAAGCAGATGCAACCACTATACCCCCGGGACACATACAGAAAGAGTAAACGGTCCGGTTCTGTGTCTTGCAAAAAAGCTGGTAATCCGCTGCTCCCAATCTTGGATGGGAGGCTGCTTTTCCGTAT comes from Clostridia bacterium and encodes:
- the glmM gene encoding phosphoglucosamine mutase, which produces MGRLFGTDGVRGVANVELTADLAYKLGQAGAYVLTAETKHTPKILVGTDTRISCDMLEAALIAGICSVGAEVVSLGVVPTPAVAYLTRFYKADAGVVISASHNPFEFNGIKFFNDKGYKLSDSIEEKIEAIILDNAEEIPKPSGKDIGFKSVVDTALEDYSTYLKSTLDVDLKGLKVALDCSNGAAFEVAPATLFELGAEVCVINNEPDGININKGCGSTHLGGLQKFVTESGADIGIAFDGDADRMLAVDEKGNIIDGDQIMAIIGLELKNKGKLAKDTIVVTVMTNLGFDIMAKKERLNIAKTKVGDRYVLEEMLDKGYVLGGEQSGHIIFLEHNTTGDGLLTALQLLQVVKTSNKKPSELAAVMQVLPQVIKNAKVGNQNKHKYLEDEIIAEKCKELEAEFHGEGRVLIRPSGTEPLVRVMIEGKDQEYITERAEQLVKTIEERLG
- the glmS gene encoding glutamine--fructose-6-phosphate transaminase (isomerizing), encoding MCGIVGYIGEKNSVPVLINGLKKLEYRGYDSAGVAVFGEKELTVVKCKGRLASLEDKVSKETLSSTIGIGHTRWATHGEPNDVNSHPHISQSGKIAVVHNGIIENYMKLKEFLISQGFNFVSETDTEVVAHLVEYYYKGDLAKAVMEAIDELEGSYALGVICKDCADTFIAARKDSPLIVGLGKGENFIASDIPAILEHTRDIYILEDKEVVVLTKDNVKVYDSLGAEVKKEIFHVNWDVESAEKSGYEHFMMKEMFEEPKVLRDTINPRIKGDKVVLDEIKITEEDLKNIDKIYIVACGTASHAGVVGKYVIEKLARIPVEVDVASEFRYRDPLINSRNLVIIISQSGETIDTLFALRESKKRGARTLAVVNVVGSSIAREADDVLYTWAGPEIAVASTKAYNTQLAAMYLIALNFAQKKGTIDDKLSGKIIEELKSTSNAIEKVLANKEDIQKFASRHYNAKSIFFIGRGLDYALSMEGSLKLKEISYIHSEAYAGGELKHGTIALIEKGTLVVCSLTQDNLLEKMISNIKEVKARGAVVMAITQESNTEVEKVADAVIKIPDIDSSIAPVVAVTPMQLFAYYMAIEKGCDVDKPRNLAKSVTVE